The Gadus chalcogrammus isolate NIFS_2021 chromosome 14, NIFS_Gcha_1.0, whole genome shotgun sequence sequence ATACATCTAGTTCTTTGTGTCAATTAGACATTCATCTTCGCAGTTGCGAGGTTTAGCCTAGGGTTGGTATAACAAGCAGGCCGGAGGAGTACGGGGAGTCACTGTGGTTCTTAGCGTCACAAACGTAGCAGAGCAGTGTGTTTTACATGGACAACATCAGAATACTGACacacaagaggggggggggggggggggggattataaCAAGGTGTACATACACTTTATATTATacatacttaaaaaaaaacgacagcaggacatacagagagagtgagacacagaaAGTTAGACGGGGGGAGCTAAATCTGTGAAGCCATCAAAGACGCCCCTATATACAGCAGGTTGGGGtttggggggtttgggggggggggatggtaggGGGGGACACATGGACAATTGGTATCAGGACTATCATATGTTAACAAAAGCCTTAGAGAGACGACACATCACAACATTGACGACGAATAGGGTGGTCGGAGAggcatttggggggggggggggggggggggggggggggggggcagatatgtgcatgtgtgtgaatctcTACCGAGTAAGTATCACGATAAAAGCATGTTGTGCGCCGACCCACATCAGGAGCGGGGCCAGGTAGCGCAGgtgttgggggcggggcttgttgtgggggtggggttgggtggtaggaagggggaggggacggAAGCACGGTTTTATCCTCCGTCTAGCCACTTCCCAACATCTTTGTAGCCCGCTGGTTGGCCTCATCAATCCTGGTCTTGTTGGAATCAGCCTGGAGACATGGGAGGAAGAGCCGGTGTATCAATAGGGGGTTGGCTGTCTCTGTCCAAGCGGCGCTTATTTCAAACGCTGCATACAATTGACACTTTTGACAACTAGCACTCGAAAAGGAGAAAACACTTCTCCCTTTTGGGCTTATTTGTGCTTGATTCTCGGACCAAGATTCCACCTCATTTAAAGATTGGAAGAAAGAATGACtgcaaaatacattttgttttgatattttcaatcactgaacttttgTCATGTGATCTACCTGCCTCCTGTTCTTCTAATACAACCAACTGGTTCTGACAGAAGCTGCTGCTGCCGATGGATATAACTATATCTCTAATGTATTACTATCTCTCATTACTTTGGTCTTGTTACACCAACCTTATCCATGATCGACCATCTCTAACTATGTGGGTCTCTGTTCACCAACACCGTACCTTGTCCATGATCGACCATCTCTAACTATGCTGGTCTCTCTTCCCCAACACCGTACCTTGTCCATGATCCACTATCTCTTACTATGCTGGTTTCTCTTCTCCAACATCGTACCTTGTCCATGATCCACTATCTCTAACTATGCTGGTCTCTCTTCTCCAACACTGTACCTTGTCCATGATCCACTATCTCTAACTATGCTGGTCTCTCTTCTCCAACACTGTACCTTGTCCATGATCCACTATCTCTAACTATGCTGGTCTCTCTTCTCCAACACTGTACCTTGTCCATGATCCACTATCTCTAACTATGCTGGTCTCTCTTCCCCAACACTGTGTCTTGTCCATGATCCACTATCTCTAACTATGCTGTTCTCTCTTCTCCAACACTGTACCTTGTCCATGATCCTGTCGATCTGCCGGTTCTGGGTGTCGATCTCCTGGCCCATGTCCAGGGCCATGTGACGCAGGTTCCCGATGATGCCGCCCACCTGCTCCAGGTTCTCGTCCATCTCGTTCTCCCGGGCATCCTCCGTTACCCTGGAAACACATCCAGCGAGAgaggactgagagagggagtgtgattCTGTGCCAGGGTTTAGGTTCTGGCGTGTTGGATTTCGGATGAATCCTTGTGTTTGTTCACTGATGTAAAGCTCTGTGCGTTGTATGTGTCTCACACTTGCGTAACCCAAAGTACATTTGATGTGCGTAATGCGGCAATATGTGCATGTAAGTCTCACTCTCTGGCTCTTTGTTTCCGTttgtctccctcactcacacacacgtgcagacgcacacaaatacacacacacacacacacacacacacaggcagataatcacacaaacacacaggcatataatcacataaaaaaacatgcacacacacacacacacaggcagataatcacgcacacacactcacctgcgGATGAAGCCCCCACTGATGGCCATCTGTTCACGCTCGTCCACCACGCGGGCCCCGGGCTGGGCGTTCACCACTCCGTCCTGGTTGGCCCCCCACGCCTGGCCCCCACCCTTAatcctaccacacacacatacatcagtCAGGCCCGGGGCgacgcatgtgtgcgtgtgtgtgtgtgtcaatgtgctacttaacgcgtgtgtgtgtgtaaatgtgctactctaagtgtgtgcgtgtgggtgtgtccgTGGGTTTGTGTTTAAAGTTAATGAGAACcacttgtgtgtctgtatcacTGATTGTAAGTGGGATTTATAATGCTTCTATAGACTTTGAACACTTGCATTATACAATGCAAGGCATCCTAATGACAAGCCGATTCTCTCCCTCTGAATCAACAATGACAATGAGTTGTTAGAGTGGACGTAATGCAAGTTAGTTCTACGGGTGTGCCATCTATCCAGTGAATAGATTAACCGTGTTTTCGGAAGCACAGTAAAAGCATGCATGTGGCTTGTGGGAGAGAGGAATGGTTGGCCAATTCCCTTCTTGCACAAGCACATATAAACCAAAAATACGCaacaacacaaaaccacacCATAGATCATCACATGACACTAGAGGACACAAGGTCACAACATAGACACAACACAACGTGAATTCATAAATTCAcactcaaatgcacacacacacacacacacacacgcacgcacacgcacgcacacgcacacacacacacacacacacacccatccctaACCCCAAGCCTTAATGGCCCATCAATTCCCACAGGGGAACATATAGTtacacatacagagacatgggggggggggtgtgttgggtgtgtaAGGGTCGGGGACATGTTATACAACATGGGGGATAGGACCAGAGCACATCATATCATAACTCCCCCAGTCTGCTGAAAGCAATGTCCCCCTGAGATCCACTGTGGATCAACTCTTTCTCATCCAAAGAGCCCAATAGTAGTTGTAGTCGTAGTATTAGCTGTGCTTAGCCCCTCATTGCATCTGTAAGGATTGGTTTGGATGACGATACATTCGGTATACACAGTCAAGCAGCAGTTTGAAAAACATTCAATTAAACCCCTCAGGAGATAGGAGCGTTGGGGTTTCCCAAACAGCATTTTAGACATTAAAACCTTCACGGTGTAAGCCAATCCGAATCAGGCATTGTGTGGTGAAACCCAACTCTCTTGTGCCCGGAGTAGATTATAACCGGACAACTGTAACGGTCCTTCTCCCAGTtgactgtatatatataatatctagattaacaaaagaaaaaattgaaTAAGCGCAGATAGAGGATGATTAAAGAGAGCTGGGCTGTGGTTACATCAGAGCTATCGAATTTACAGGTGGCTCGGCAAAACATGCCTCTCAACCAAGCCTCAAAACACAGCCGGTCAGCTCTGACCAAGGCTGCTGTTGGAATAGCCTTTGGTCATGTTGAGACCCTGTATATTTTATAGCTCTGATAAGGACATGTAGAGTAAAGCTGTGCACAGACATGGCCCTCATAGGCCATAGTGTGGCAGACAGTTGTCAGTTGACAGTCATACAAGAGCTGAGCAAAATGGTCAACTGATCCGGAATTTGGAAGCGGTTGTGTTTGCTCCGATGTTTTATGATTCCAGgaatatataatgatatattcACACGTTTGCCTCCATCTTGTATGGTTGGTTTTGGGCTGGGGGCTGGAGGGGCTACTTTGGGAAGGCAAGCAGACGTAAGGACTTGAAAACTTTTTTTATAAAGTAGCATGTTTAGGTGTGATTTAGTGTTCTTTTGGATGTTCATGTTAGCCAAATACAGATTCCTGACTTTGGTTTGGCTGTGAAATATGTCGGAATGCTAACTTTGCTAATGGTAACTAGAGAAACTAATAATGGTTATATTTTGTCCCAGTCTCATTGAAGGCATTTGTTTGTGCGCTACATACATTTGTTATTTCTAAACCGGTGTTTACATTGTACAAAATCGTATATACCTAGACGTACATCGTTTTGTGTAAAACCAGGGCGACTGAATTACTGCCATTCAAGTTAAGAACATACGAATGGTCTAACGGGGACACCCCCACATCCCAGGTTTACGTGGGATCTAATCACTGTAATAACTCTCTGCCTCATGGCTGCTGAGCAGGCTGACGTTGGGCTCCTTCCTCCAGAGGAATTATGGatgaagtgacacaattagcCTCTGAAGGAATGTGGAGGGGCAAAATCCACAGGGGTGTTATCCCACACACGGTGAATGCTTAGCGAGACTACTCTGCAATATGATGTAGTGTGGTGGATGTGGAAGCGGTCCCGTTGGAGACATAAATCTCGTTAGCCTTAATTGGTGGCGGGAATTGATAATCCGATAACATTATAATCCCCACAAGGTAATGAGAGCATATTGGGCAGCTGTAGCCCTGGGGTCGAGGTTCTGCCTAGAGGAGGGGGTACATGGGGGTGTgctggggtgaggggtgggatTGCGCAGAGGTCatgaagggcggggggggggggatggcaggGGATATTGGAAAGAGAAACACAGTGGCTTGGATGTTCATCTCTGGCTAACAGACAATCTCTTATCGGCTGATGAATGAAGGGCTTTTTTCCAGGCGGGCCGTAGGGGGGCGTGATCAGAGTGGCGTTGTCGTTGTGATGTGCCCTGTCATGCGTGTGTGACAGTCAAGACAGCGGAGTGGTCCTTCGTGGCTTTGGCGCGCACGTGCATCTATATCCACGTGTGTGCGGATACGTGCCCTGTGGAGGGGCACACATATCCATTTGTCCATCCAACTTTcatctctctcggtctctctccctctctagctctcttATCCAccgacatgcacaaacacacgcacgcacacgcacacgcacacgctcacacgcacacacacacacacacacacacacacacacacacacacacacacacacacacacacacacacacacacacacacgcacacacacagacacaccagcacaggcacatacacacacacacacacacgcacatacacacacatacacacacgcatgcacgcacacaagcacagggTGTTGTGTATGGTTTGGGTCTTCCAGCAGTGTGGTGCGTCTGGCTTGACTGCCCACACCAAAGGACCCCCCGTGGGGTGAAGCGGggcgcacagagagagagagagaggcacaggcAGGCGGTGGACATACACATGCAGTCGGACCGGGCAGGCTGCACCTACTTGTTACAGGGACATGAACACAGACCACAGAACTGTCCTAGATTGTTCAAATTCTTTTCCGCATCCTTCATGTCCTTATTGATTTGGTCCATCCCTTCCTCGATGCGCTCCAGTTGCTCTGATTACCGACACATTGTCAAACATCCCAGCGCGAGAACGCGAGCGCGTGAgtggaagagaaagaagaagagggTTGTGGGGAGGAAgtcagggggttggggggggggagagtggtcAGACAAAGGAAGAggggacaaaaaaaagacattgacTGTGACAAGAgagacatcaccaccaccatcaacaccatcaccaccatcaccagcactGGACAGgctagggggggaggggggcatgttCCCCTGCCGGTACCTACTTCGCAACACATGGGCATATCAGACCACAGCATTGGCCAAAACCCTTTAAATCTTTCTCGGCCTCCTTCAGGTCTGCGTGGACCTTGTTCATGCCCTCTTCGTGGCGTTCAAGTTGCTCTGGTGAGGACAAAGGCATGAGAGTAGTGTGAAATGAGTTGGACTGGTTTGAATTCGAGTTGAGTAAGCGCGCTAGGCTACGAGGCTACGAGGCTACGAGGCTACGAGGCTACGAGGCAGAGAGTGCTGGAGATATGTATCGGGCGGCGCTACTAATAAGCGCTaagtgcgcgcgtgtgcgtgccctGCGCCAAACAAACGAGTGCACGCTTGCCTTTTTATTTGCGGAAGCGATACCTGTTTACCTGTCTGGATGCACGGTGGCCATTGCTGTGGATAGAGTGTTTTCATTGCAGATATCAAATGACAGCTTTGTGTCTGACTGGTTGAGTGTTCCCCTGCTGACTGTGAAGCGCAGCACTGAGACTATATTTCATACAGAACAGAATGAGTACAGTCTGGTTTAAGAACCTCTCAGAGCTGCCATACAGGCAAGTACGgatgaaaggaagaaagaatagAGTGatggagaaggaaagagaagaaagaTTTCGAGGAGTAATGGCCCGAGGAGTACACAGATCTCGACTTAACATAAAAGCGAACATTTTGAATACTGGAAAATCGAAATTAGACATGACTCATAGCAGTGGATGAATGTATGCATGATTATGAGGAGCAGAGGTAAGGCTCTATGCCTTTGGTTGAGGTGAAAGGCATGATGGGAGAGTGACACATAGAACTGGATGACTGTGCTGTTGCCCTGGTAGAAATGGCTTCATGCaaacaccacacccacacatacccacacacacttccaatCCTGTGAATATGGGGCAAGGGGCACTCGTGTTTGGTTCTCCGTGAGCAGGAGAGAGACCTAATCCAGTTAGGATTGTTCGGTCTTTCTTCAACAGCATGCCAATGACATGTAATCAATCCCGGCCATACAGGAGATACATAatgttttattgatttgtttCTCGTAAAATGTATCTAGCAGATCACTGAACACTTTAATGGTTGCATCAAGGTCTATGTTTGATATGTAGGCACATGTTTTAGTATTTAGTTTCAACTTTAGGATTCAGTTCAACATGGTAGAACTGGAGTGAAGATACTCGGATTCAATCACTCATAAAAGTTATGAATATATGAGCATTAACGCACTACTTATTGTGGTTGGCTTCAACGTTCTCTTGCTTTTCCCTTTAACTTTCTTAAAGGTAACAGGCGTACAAAGAGTATAGCTCGTTCGCTATCGGACTGCTCATTGGAGGTGTTAGTAGCCCTACCTGCATAACATAGGGCTAAAATAGCTTTAGATACTGGTTTACCATCCAACATCCTAGTAAGGGCTACAAGACACATTGTCAGGAGTTTCTAAATGTTTTCTAGATCTTTCACATGGTGaggatatgtgtgtgggtgtgtgtttgtgtgcgttgtgtttgtgtgtgtatttgtgttgtgtgtttgagtgttgtgGATTTAAGGAGGGTTATACCTCGGAGTTCCCCAGTCTAAAAAACTACGTAGAGCCGGTAATTAGCCTCCCCCACTAATCCCAGGAAAACACAAGGgattggaagagagagagagagagagagagagagagagagagagagagagagagagagagagagagagagagagagagagagagagagagagagagagagag is a genomic window containing:
- the LOC130403641 gene encoding synaptosomal-associated protein 25-A-like; amino-acid sequence: MADEADMRNELADLQTRADQVADDSLESTRRMLALVEESKDAGIRTLVMLDEQGEQLERIEEGMDQINKDMKDAEKNLNNLGQFCGLCSCPCNKIKGGGQAWGANQDGVVNAQPGARVVDEREQMAISGGFIRRVTEDARENEMDENLEQVGGIIGNLRHMALDMGQEIDTQNRQIDRIMDKADSNKTRIDEANQRATKMLGSG